ATACCTGGGTCGGCCCAAGGCTAACGGAAAGTACTCCGTGACTCTCGTTCCCGGTGATGGTATTGGACCGGAGATTTCTAAGGCTGTCGAAGAGATTTATGGCGCTGCTGATGTCCCCGTGGATTTCGAGTCTGTCGACGTCACTCCGTCTCTAATAAACGGCATCACTACTATCCCCAAACCGGCCGTTGATTCTATCTATAAGAACACCGTAGCCCTAAAAGGTCCACTAGCTACCCCTATTGGTAAAGGTCACCAATCGTTGAACTTGACCTTGAGAAGAACCTTTGGTTTGTTTGCCAATGTCAGACCATGCCGATCCGTCGAAGGTTACGAAACCCCCTATAAAGACGTTGATACTGTTCTCATTAGAGAGAATACTGAGGGGGAATACTCGGGAATTGAGCATATCATCGTCCCTGGTGTCGTCCAGTCAATAAAGTTGATCACCAAAAAGGCCTCTACTAGAGTTATTCAGTACGCGTTCGAATTTGCAAAGACTAGTGGTAGACCAAAGGTTTTGGTTGTTCATAAGGCTTCAATTATGAAGATGTCCGATGGTTTAT
This region of Brettanomyces nanus chromosome 2, complete sequence genomic DNA includes:
- the IDH2 gene encoding NAD-dependent isocitrate dehydrogenase, which codes for MLYLISLVLPAKLATASRSFATAGSSSNHIVGKYLGRPKANGKYSVTLVPGDGIGPEISKAVEEIYGAADVPVDFESVDVTPSLINGITTIPKPAVDSIYKNTVALKGPLATPIGKGHQSLNLTLRRTFGLFANVRPCRSVEGYETPYKDVDTVLIRENTEGEYSGIEHIIVPGVVQSIKLITKKASTRVIQYAFEFAKTSGRPKVLVVHKASIMKMSDGLFVQTAKEVGQQYPEIELGFELLDNTSLKLASNPGLFKDVVMVMPNLYGDILSDLSSGLIGGLGLTPSGNMGEKVAIFEAVHGSAPDIAGKGLANPTALLLSSCMMLQHMKLNKYGDKIQNAVLKTIASGPENRTRDLKGTASTEHFTRAVIDNL